One window of Cryptobacterium curtum DSM 15641 genomic DNA carries:
- a CDS encoding aminotransferase class I/II-fold pyridoxal phosphate-dependent enzyme: MPYTDMTDVALQNALVTQQSRLQAFTQRELSLNMARGKPSSAQLDLSLALLDTLSSTSDYYAEDGTDCRNYGVLYGLPEARRLMATLLDDDPEHVLVGGNSSLSIMYDLLAEFWLFGTLGSAPWNTLPKVKWLCPVPGYDRHFAITESFGMEMIPVPLSDDGPDMDLVETLVSDDDTIKGIWCVPTYSNPSGITYSDDTVRRLAAMKCAAEDFRILWDNAYCVHHLFDETDTQEHVLDIARTCLQAGNPHRACKFASTSKITFPGAGIAAMAASEQVLAEVASHMGVRTIGYDKLNQLRHVRFLQDAHGIATHMSKHAALIRPKFELVWSMLENGLKDTDCTWTKPRGGYFILFQGPQGTAHRIVELAASAGVKLTAAGAPFPLGIDPNDAFIRLAPTLPTEDELKSALEVFICCAQIACIEAELAQRA; the protein is encoded by the coding sequence ATGCCCTATACCGATATGACTGATGTAGCACTACAAAACGCGCTTGTAACACAGCAAAGCCGTCTTCAAGCCTTTACTCAACGCGAGCTTTCGTTGAATATGGCGCGTGGTAAACCGTCATCTGCGCAGCTTGATCTGTCCTTAGCACTGCTTGATACGCTTTCCTCCACGTCTGATTACTATGCCGAAGATGGCACCGATTGCCGCAATTATGGCGTACTCTACGGATTGCCCGAAGCACGTCGTCTTATGGCAACACTGCTTGACGACGACCCTGAGCATGTCCTTGTCGGTGGTAATTCAAGCCTGAGTATCATGTACGACCTGTTAGCTGAATTCTGGCTGTTTGGCACTTTGGGTAGCGCACCCTGGAACACCCTCCCAAAAGTAAAATGGCTCTGCCCCGTTCCTGGTTACGATAGACACTTTGCCATCACCGAATCGTTTGGCATGGAAATGATTCCCGTACCATTGAGTGATGACGGCCCCGACATGGATCTTGTTGAGACACTTGTTTCCGATGATGACACCATTAAAGGCATCTGGTGTGTGCCCACCTATTCCAACCCCTCAGGCATAACCTATTCCGATGACACCGTGCGCCGATTAGCCGCCATGAAATGCGCTGCGGAAGATTTTCGCATTCTGTGGGACAACGCCTACTGCGTTCACCATTTGTTTGATGAAACGGATACACAAGAACACGTCCTTGATATTGCACGAACTTGCCTGCAAGCAGGTAACCCCCATCGCGCCTGCAAATTTGCCTCTACCAGCAAGATAACGTTTCCTGGTGCAGGCATCGCAGCTATGGCAGCAAGCGAGCAAGTTTTGGCTGAGGTGGCATCCCATATGGGCGTGCGTACGATCGGCTACGACAAGCTCAATCAGCTTCGTCATGTGCGTTTTTTGCAAGATGCGCACGGTATTGCCACCCATATGAGCAAGCACGCCGCCCTTATTCGACCTAAGTTTGAACTTGTGTGGTCGATGCTTGAAAACGGCCTGAAAGACACCGATTGCACGTGGACCAAGCCACGCGGGGGCTACTTTATTTTGTTTCAGGGGCCACAGGGTACCGCACACCGTATCGTAGAACTGGCAGCAAGCGCTGGCGTGAAGCTAACGGCGGCCGGTGCCCCCTTCCCCTTAGGTATCGATCCAAATGATGCGTTTATACGCCTTGCTCCTACCCTACCAACTGAAGATGAACTGAAGAGCGCTCTTGAAGTTTTTATCTGCTGTGCGCAGATTGCCTGTATCGAAGCAGAACTCGCGCAACGCGCATAG
- the nifJ gene encoding pyruvate:ferredoxin (flavodoxin) oxidoreductase, which translates to MAREFKSMDGNNAAAYVSYAFTEVAGIYPITPSSPMADYVDIWSAQGKKNIFGTTVRVCEMQSEGGAAGTVHGSLSAGALTTTYTASQGLLLMIPNMYKIAAEQLPSVFHVSARTVATHALNIFGDHSDVMACRQTGFAMLAEGNVQEVMDLSAVAHLAAIKGRIPFLNFFDGFRTSHEVQKVAVWDYDDLAAMCDMEAVRAFRDHALNPEHPSMRGSHQNGDIFFQNREACNGVYDALPAVVEEYMQKVNDRLGTNYGLFNYYGAPDADRVIVAMGSFCDVIEEVIDYLCAQGEKVGLVKVRLYRPFVSAKFVEALPATVKKIAVMDRTKEPGSVGEPLYLDVVNALMREGVTDKIVVGGRYGLGSKDTPPASAFAIFRELEKDKPQPEFTVGIVDDVTHLSLPEDADCPSTAAPGTIECKFWGLGGDGTVGANKNSIKIIGDHTDKYVQAYFQYDSKKTGGTTISHLRFGASPIRSPYYINKADFVACHNPSYVIKDFPMVYDVKPGGIFLVNCQWTPEELAEHLSAKAKRYIARNNVQLYTINAIDLAREIGMGKRTNTILQSAFFSLAGVLPQEDAIRYMKDAATRSYLKKGQDVVDMNHRAIDAGATAYQHLDVPAAWADASDMAEKPQLAGNPQLVRMVEGIMQPVGRMEGDSLPVSAFANHADGQYALGAAAYEKRGVAVSVPRWDADTCIQCNNCSFVCPHATIRPFALTEAELTGAPTHTKGIPAKGKKAAGLTYVLAVSPLDCMGCEVCVTQCPTDALSMVPVEEELAEQAVFDYCVDKVAAKPEIEGTSVKDSQFKKPLLEFSGACAGCAETGYARLVTQLFGDRMYIANATGCSSIWGNPAATSPYTTDANGHGPAWSNSLFEDNAEFGYGMLMGHEAVRREQAARAEAIVLAPDASEALAQTAQAWLEARDSADESKTAAAAYIAELEMVQNADSNLGQLARQTLEHREFLTKKSVWVFGGDGWAYDIGYGGLDHVLASGEDVNVFVFDTEVYSNTGGQASKASNIGQVAQFAAAGKDIKKKSLAELAIDYGYVYVAQVAMGAKPAQTIKAILEAEAYPGPSLIVGYSPCEMHSIKGGMKNCHVEMKHAVDCGYWNLFRFNPSAPAGKKFTLDSKAPEGGYREFLMNEARYSRLTREFPERAEELFERNEQAAMERWRHLERMKDLYAES; encoded by the coding sequence ATGGCACGAGAATTTAAGTCGATGGATGGCAACAACGCGGCAGCGTATGTCTCCTACGCATTCACCGAGGTGGCGGGTATTTACCCGATTACCCCATCGAGTCCCATGGCTGACTATGTCGATATATGGTCCGCTCAAGGTAAAAAGAATATCTTTGGCACTACGGTACGTGTTTGTGAAATGCAGTCGGAAGGTGGCGCTGCTGGCACCGTACATGGATCACTTTCCGCCGGTGCTCTTACGACGACATATACTGCTTCTCAGGGTCTGCTGCTCATGATTCCCAATATGTATAAGATTGCCGCCGAGCAGCTGCCAAGTGTTTTCCATGTGAGTGCCCGTACGGTGGCTACCCATGCGCTGAACATTTTTGGCGATCATTCCGATGTTATGGCGTGTCGTCAAACGGGTTTTGCAATGTTGGCCGAAGGCAACGTGCAAGAAGTAATGGACCTATCGGCCGTTGCGCATCTCGCCGCCATCAAGGGCCGTATTCCGTTTTTGAATTTCTTTGACGGCTTTCGCACATCGCACGAAGTGCAAAAGGTTGCCGTATGGGATTACGATGATTTGGCAGCAATGTGCGATATGGAAGCGGTTCGTGCTTTTCGCGATCATGCCCTCAATCCTGAGCATCCTTCGATGCGTGGCAGCCATCAAAATGGCGATATCTTCTTCCAAAATCGTGAAGCTTGCAATGGTGTCTACGATGCACTGCCAGCGGTTGTCGAAGAATACATGCAAAAGGTTAACGACCGACTGGGTACCAATTATGGGCTGTTCAACTATTATGGTGCGCCTGATGCTGATCGTGTCATTGTGGCGATGGGTTCGTTCTGCGATGTTATCGAAGAGGTTATTGATTACCTGTGCGCTCAAGGCGAAAAAGTTGGGCTTGTTAAGGTGCGGCTCTATCGCCCCTTTGTGTCAGCGAAGTTTGTGGAGGCTCTGCCCGCAACAGTCAAAAAAATTGCCGTCATGGATCGCACAAAAGAGCCGGGTTCGGTGGGCGAACCGCTGTATCTCGATGTTGTTAATGCCCTTATGCGCGAAGGTGTAACCGATAAGATTGTGGTGGGCGGACGCTATGGCTTGGGGTCGAAGGACACACCCCCTGCATCGGCCTTTGCGATTTTCCGTGAGCTTGAAAAAGACAAGCCGCAGCCGGAATTTACGGTGGGTATCGTCGATGATGTGACGCACTTGTCGTTGCCTGAAGATGCTGACTGCCCCAGTACGGCAGCTCCCGGTACGATCGAATGCAAATTCTGGGGACTGGGCGGCGACGGAACTGTTGGCGCGAACAAGAACTCAATCAAAATTATTGGCGATCATACTGACAAGTATGTGCAGGCTTATTTCCAATATGATTCGAAGAAAACAGGCGGTACGACAATCAGTCATCTGCGTTTTGGCGCTTCACCGATTCGTAGTCCGTATTACATTAATAAGGCTGACTTTGTCGCGTGCCATAATCCCAGCTATGTAATCAAAGACTTTCCGATGGTCTACGACGTCAAGCCGGGCGGTATTTTCCTGGTTAACTGTCAGTGGACTCCCGAAGAGCTTGCGGAACACTTGAGTGCAAAAGCAAAGCGCTATATTGCGCGCAATAATGTGCAGCTCTATACGATCAACGCCATCGATTTAGCGCGTGAGATCGGTATGGGTAAGCGCACAAACACTATTCTGCAGTCAGCATTCTTCTCACTCGCAGGAGTGCTGCCGCAAGAAGATGCTATTCGCTACATGAAAGATGCTGCCACGCGTTCATACCTGAAAAAGGGCCAAGACGTTGTCGATATGAACCATCGGGCAATTGATGCCGGAGCAACTGCCTACCAACACCTTGATGTGCCCGCGGCATGGGCTGACGCATCTGATATGGCCGAAAAGCCACAACTCGCGGGCAATCCGCAGCTTGTTAGAATGGTCGAAGGAATCATGCAACCGGTTGGTCGTATGGAAGGCGATTCACTTCCGGTATCCGCGTTTGCCAATCATGCTGATGGACAGTATGCGCTCGGCGCGGCTGCGTACGAGAAGCGCGGGGTAGCCGTTTCGGTTCCCCGATGGGATGCTGACACCTGCATTCAGTGCAACAACTGCTCATTCGTCTGCCCGCATGCAACAATACGACCCTTTGCCCTAACCGAAGCCGAACTGACGGGTGCACCCACTCACACTAAGGGCATTCCCGCAAAGGGAAAGAAGGCAGCGGGGCTCACCTATGTGCTTGCCGTTTCGCCGCTTGACTGCATGGGATGCGAAGTGTGCGTAACGCAATGTCCCACCGATGCGTTGTCGATGGTACCTGTTGAAGAAGAGCTGGCTGAGCAGGCAGTATTTGATTACTGCGTCGATAAGGTTGCCGCTAAACCAGAAATAGAAGGAACGTCAGTTAAAGACAGCCAGTTTAAGAAGCCGCTTCTTGAATTCTCGGGTGCCTGTGCAGGCTGCGCGGAAACGGGATATGCTCGTCTGGTCACGCAGCTCTTTGGCGACCGTATGTATATCGCTAACGCAACCGGCTGCTCGTCTATTTGGGGTAATCCAGCAGCCACTTCTCCGTATACAACCGATGCCAACGGTCATGGGCCAGCCTGGTCAAATTCGCTGTTCGAAGACAACGCCGAGTTTGGCTACGGCATGCTTATGGGCCACGAAGCGGTGCGTCGCGAACAAGCCGCTCGCGCTGAAGCAATCGTCTTGGCACCTGATGCATCTGAAGCACTCGCGCAAACCGCACAGGCCTGGTTGGAAGCACGCGATTCTGCGGATGAATCAAAAACAGCAGCGGCAGCCTATATTGCCGAACTTGAAATGGTTCAGAATGCTGATAGCAACCTCGGTCAGCTTGCGCGTCAAACGCTTGAGCATCGAGAATTTCTCACCAAGAAGAGCGTGTGGGTCTTTGGTGGCGACGGCTGGGCATACGATATCGGCTACGGCGGCTTAGACCATGTGCTCGCATCAGGCGAGGACGTCAACGTCTTCGTGTTTGATACCGAGGTGTATTCCAACACGGGCGGTCAGGCATCAAAGGCGTCAAACATCGGTCAGGTTGCTCAGTTTGCTGCAGCAGGCAAAGATATTAAAAAGAAGAGCTTGGCTGAACTGGCTATTGATTACGGCTATGTCTATGTTGCTCAGGTGGCTATGGGTGCCAAGCCAGCACAGACCATCAAAGCCATTCTTGAAGCTGAGGCATACCCTGGTCCGTCGCTGATTGTGGGCTATTCGCCGTGCGAGATGCATTCAATTAAGGGTGGCATGAAGAACTGCCATGTGGAAATGAAGCACGCTGTCGATTGCGGCTATTGGAACTTGTTCCGTTTCAATCCATCAGCACCAGCTGGTAAAAAGTTCACGCTCGATTCGAAAGCGCCAGAAGGTGGGTATCGCGAATTCTTGATGAATGAAGCGCGCTATAGTCGTCTTACTCGTGAGTTCCCCGAGAGAGCCGAAGAGCTATTCGAACGCAATGAACAGGCTGCAATGGAACGCTGGCGCCATCTTGAAAGGATGAAGGATCTCTACGCTGAATCGTAG
- a CDS encoding adenylate kinase produces the protein MNIVLLGAPGAGKGTQAAKLVEKFGLCHISTGDILRAAVRDQTPLGVKAKTYMDAGDLVPDDLIIDLMKERIQQPDTTAGVILDGFPRTTTQAVALDGMLASLSRPLDAALLIDVDSEVIVGRLTSRRTCSSCGHIGSTADGAQCPVCGGDMYQRADDNEATVRNRLEVYEKSTAPLIDYYRGSDLLVQIDGDRDQQVVFDDVVEKLGL, from the coding sequence ATGAACATCGTTCTGTTGGGTGCTCCGGGTGCAGGTAAGGGCACACAGGCAGCAAAGCTCGTGGAGAAATTCGGCCTCTGCCATATTTCAACGGGTGATATTCTCCGTGCAGCCGTGCGCGATCAGACGCCACTTGGCGTCAAGGCAAAAACCTATATGGATGCGGGCGATTTGGTTCCCGACGATTTGATTATTGACCTCATGAAGGAACGAATTCAGCAGCCTGATACTACTGCTGGTGTCATCTTAGACGGGTTTCCTCGTACCACAACTCAAGCGGTTGCTCTCGACGGCATGCTCGCTTCACTTTCTCGTCCTCTTGATGCCGCTTTGCTTATTGACGTTGACTCTGAGGTAATCGTGGGTCGCCTGACCTCTCGTCGTACCTGTTCGTCGTGTGGGCATATTGGATCAACTGCCGACGGTGCACAGTGTCCGGTGTGCGGTGGCGACATGTATCAGCGCGCTGATGACAACGAAGCGACAGTTCGTAATCGTCTTGAGGTATATGAGAAGTCTACGGCACCGCTTATCGATTACTATCGAGGCAGCGACCTGCTCGTGCAAATCGATGGCGACCGCGATCAGCAGGTCGTATTCGACGATGTCGTCGAAAAGCTTGGCCTGTAG
- a CDS encoding cupin domain-containing protein, whose protein sequence is MAQKIGTVFSIAQDNPPVPGCTVSSIVYAAEAGSVLYFSLAPQTDISAETYGYHKLIHVESGALSVFTHAGEHWDVSEGQVILTPTDIPVGMRSTEGCVYTEIEIRKETAMNDVLKPGEVLKLADLLPYQEGKIVNMDLAHNDTMKFVLMSFDAGCGLSEHSAPGEALIFALDGEGIIGYEGQEHVIKAGENFKFAKNGKHYVKAEKPFKMGLLLLLSE, encoded by the coding sequence ATGGCTCAGAAAATAGGAACGGTATTTTCCATTGCACAAGACAACCCACCCGTGCCCGGATGCACGGTATCTTCCATTGTTTATGCAGCTGAAGCGGGGTCGGTGCTGTACTTTTCGCTTGCCCCGCAGACCGATATCAGTGCAGAAACCTATGGCTACCATAAGCTGATCCATGTTGAATCAGGAGCGCTGAGCGTTTTTACCCACGCGGGAGAGCACTGGGATGTGTCTGAGGGCCAAGTTATCCTCACACCGACAGACATTCCGGTTGGCATGCGATCAACCGAAGGATGCGTGTATACAGAAATCGAAATACGAAAGGAAACCGCGATGAACGACGTATTGAAACCAGGCGAAGTGCTCAAGCTTGCTGATCTCCTCCCCTATCAGGAAGGCAAGATCGTCAACATGGACTTGGCACATAACGACACCATGAAATTTGTTCTCATGAGTTTCGATGCCGGGTGCGGGCTCTCTGAACATTCTGCCCCTGGAGAAGCCTTGATTTTCGCTCTTGATGGCGAAGGCATCATCGGTTACGAAGGTCAAGAGCATGTTATCAAGGCAGGCGAGAACTTCAAGTTTGCGAAAAATGGCAAGCACTATGTAAAGGCAGAAAAGCCGTTCAAGATGGGCCTGTTGTTGTTGCTTTCAGAATAA
- the secY gene encoding preprotein translocase subunit SecY — MLKSLVEAFKVPELRNKILFTLAILALYRLGSFIPVPGIPFASFAQAYEQAGGAAMTMIDVFSGGALSHFSVFALGIMPYITASIIMQLMQGVVPAVGRWAKEGEPGRKKITQTTRWLTLALGLLNAVGYLLLFQSARYGVVFSDQVPYALTSILIVFTLVAGTAFIMWMGELITQRGIGNGMSLIIFTSIVSRVPSAIFSSGTSQDDAGMGLAITLLILVVVAICIPAIIFMERAQRRIPVSYAKRVQGRKMMGGQSTYIPLKVNAAGVIPIIFASCLIYFPAQIAALFNVDWLEVFANAISSGWLNWIMTFGLIIFFAYFYTSMVFNPEELSDNLRKQGGFIPGIRPGSATVTYIKNVIRHVTLPGAMFIGAVAVVPSILFVFTNNQLIQTFGGTSILIMIGVALDTMSKIESQLKMYNYDGFFK; from the coding sequence TTGCTAAAGTCCCTGGTAGAAGCATTTAAAGTACCGGAGCTACGCAACAAGATTCTCTTTACGCTGGCAATTCTTGCCCTGTACCGTCTTGGATCATTTATCCCGGTACCGGGCATTCCCTTCGCTTCGTTCGCTCAGGCATACGAGCAAGCGGGTGGTGCGGCTATGACGATGATTGACGTGTTTTCCGGTGGTGCCCTGTCTCACTTCAGTGTCTTTGCGCTGGGTATCATGCCCTACATTACCGCTTCAATCATCATGCAACTTATGCAGGGTGTTGTACCTGCGGTCGGACGCTGGGCTAAAGAGGGTGAACCGGGCCGTAAAAAGATCACGCAGACCACTCGTTGGCTGACCCTTGCTTTGGGCCTGCTCAATGCGGTTGGTTACCTGCTGCTGTTCCAGTCTGCTCGCTATGGCGTGGTCTTTTCTGACCAAGTACCGTATGCCCTTACCAGTATTCTTATCGTGTTTACTCTGGTAGCTGGCACCGCCTTTATCATGTGGATGGGCGAGCTTATTACGCAGCGCGGCATCGGTAATGGTATGTCACTTATCATCTTTACGAGTATTGTCTCTCGTGTTCCATCAGCTATTTTCTCGAGTGGAACGAGCCAAGATGATGCTGGTATGGGGCTGGCTATCACGTTGCTGATTCTCGTTGTGGTTGCTATTTGCATCCCGGCGATTATCTTCATGGAGCGCGCGCAGCGCCGTATCCCGGTAAGCTACGCGAAACGCGTGCAGGGTCGTAAAATGATGGGCGGGCAGTCCACTTACATTCCACTGAAGGTGAATGCCGCGGGCGTTATTCCCATTATCTTTGCGAGTTGCTTAATTTATTTCCCCGCTCAGATTGCTGCTCTGTTCAATGTTGACTGGCTTGAAGTCTTTGCAAATGCGATTTCAAGTGGTTGGCTGAACTGGATCATGACATTCGGATTGATCATCTTCTTCGCTTATTTCTATACGTCGATGGTGTTCAATCCCGAAGAGCTTTCCGATAACCTGCGCAAGCAAGGCGGCTTTATCCCTGGTATTCGTCCTGGTTCAGCGACCGTGACCTATATCAAGAATGTTATCCGCCACGTAACGCTTCCTGGCGCTATGTTTATCGGTGCGGTTGCGGTTGTGCCATCCATTCTCTTTGTGTTTACGAATAACCAGCTTATTCAAACATTTGGCGGCACGTCGATCCTTATTATGATCGGCGTTGCGCTTGATACGATGAGTAAGATTGAATCGCAGCTGAAGATGTACAACTACGACGGTTTCTTTAAGTAG
- the rplO gene encoding 50S ribosomal protein L15: MELKDLTPAAGSRKQRTRVGRGHAAGKGKTAGRGLNGQKSRSGGGKRPGFEGGQTPLYMRLPKLPGFRNINRVEYVPVNVSRLEAKFEAGSVIDNAALVAAGIIKHEDALVKVLGDGEITKALTVKVDKVSASAAKKIEAAGGKVELPC, translated from the coding sequence ATGGAACTAAAGGATCTCACCCCGGCAGCGGGTTCGCGCAAGCAGCGTACACGTGTTGGACGTGGTCATGCAGCTGGTAAGGGTAAAACTGCTGGTCGTGGTTTGAATGGCCAGAAGTCTCGTTCTGGTGGCGGTAAGCGTCCCGGTTTCGAGGGTGGTCAGACTCCTCTGTATATGCGTCTGCCTAAACTCCCGGGCTTCCGCAATATTAATCGCGTAGAATATGTGCCCGTCAACGTGTCGCGTCTCGAAGCTAAATTCGAGGCGGGTTCTGTTATTGATAATGCAGCCTTAGTTGCAGCAGGCATTATCAAGCACGAGGATGCGCTCGTGAAGGTTCTCGGTGACGGTGAAATCACGAAGGCCCTTACGGTTAAGGTTGATAAGGTTTCCGCAAGTGCTGCCAAGAAGATTGAGGCAGCCGGAGGAAAGGTTGAGCTGCCTTGCTAA
- the rpmD gene encoding 50S ribosomal protein L30 gives MASKQKMLHVKQVRSTIGRPATQERTLKGMGLGRIGKERDLPDNESTRGMIFKVKHLVEVTEA, from the coding sequence ATGGCGAGCAAGCAAAAAATGCTTCATGTCAAGCAGGTTCGTAGCACGATCGGCCGTCCCGCCACGCAAGAACGTACTCTTAAAGGTATGGGTCTTGGCCGTATCGGTAAAGAACGCGATCTGCCTGATAACGAATCAACCCGCGGCATGATCTTTAAGGTCAAGCATCTGGTTGAGGTTACCGAGGCTTAA
- the rpsE gene encoding 30S ribosomal protein S5: protein MARKQEHQSDVPELQERVVYINRVSKVVKGGRRFGLTALVVVGDGNGNVGIGMGKSQEVPVAIRKGIEDAKKNMFKVPLTAEGTLPHEIIGTYGAGRVLIKPATPGTGVIAGGAARAVMELAGVKDVFAKSLGTDNVMNVVKATAEGLKAMESPEDVAARRGLSVSKIYGWKE from the coding sequence ATGGCTCGTAAGCAAGAACATCAGTCCGACGTGCCTGAACTGCAGGAACGTGTCGTCTATATCAACCGCGTTTCCAAGGTAGTCAAGGGTGGTCGTCGTTTTGGCCTCACTGCTTTGGTGGTTGTTGGCGACGGCAACGGCAATGTGGGCATTGGCATGGGCAAGTCCCAGGAAGTGCCTGTTGCTATTCGCAAGGGTATTGAAGACGCAAAAAAGAACATGTTTAAGGTTCCGCTGACTGCTGAGGGTACGCTCCCTCATGAAATCATTGGGACGTATGGCGCAGGGCGTGTGCTCATCAAGCCAGCAACTCCTGGTACAGGCGTTATCGCTGGTGGTGCTGCCCGTGCTGTCATGGAACTCGCTGGCGTAAAAGACGTCTTTGCTAAGTCGCTGGGCACCGACAACGTGATGAATGTTGTTAAGGCAACCGCCGAGGGACTCAAGGCTATGGAAAGCCCTGAGGACGTTGCAGCACGCCGCGGCTTATCGGTAAGCAAGATTTATGGCTGGAAGGAGTAG
- the rplR gene encoding 50S ribosomal protein L18, translating to MKKLQKKQASLRRRHTRVRGKVFGTSARPRLCVTRSNSNVYVQIVDDVDRKTLCAVSTLGPDFKATGKSGANVEGAGVLGEIIGKKAIEAGITEVVFDRGGHLYHGRVKALAEAAREAGLKF from the coding sequence ATGAAGAAGCTTCAGAAAAAGCAAGCAAGCTTACGTCGCCGTCACACCCGTGTTCGCGGCAAGGTATTTGGTACGTCTGCTCGTCCTCGTCTGTGTGTTACGCGCAGCAATTCCAATGTCTATGTTCAGATCGTTGACGATGTCGATCGCAAGACGCTCTGCGCAGTCTCTACTCTTGGCCCTGATTTCAAGGCAACGGGTAAGAGCGGCGCAAACGTCGAAGGCGCTGGCGTCTTGGGCGAAATCATTGGCAAGAAAGCCATTGAAGCCGGCATTACCGAGGTCGTCTTCGATCGTGGCGGCCATCTGTATCACGGGCGTGTTAAGGCTTTGGCCGAGGCAGCCCGCGAAGCAGGCTTGAAATTCTAG
- the rplF gene encoding 50S ribosomal protein L6, with the protein MSRIGKQPVVVPSGVDVKIDGHTVTVKGKQGELTRSFNPLMSISQEGDSIIVSRPDDSREAKSLHGLTRTLIHNMVIGASEGFSKKLELVGVGYRAALKGKNLEMQLGFSHPVVIEPPAGIVFEVPSPTEILVKGPSKEAVGQIAANVRAWRKPEPYKGKGIRYEGEHVRRKLGKAAKSE; encoded by the coding sequence ATGTCTCGTATCGGTAAACAACCTGTCGTCGTCCCTTCGGGTGTCGATGTCAAGATTGACGGTCATACCGTTACCGTCAAGGGCAAGCAGGGTGAATTGACTCGTTCATTTAACCCTCTTATGAGTATTAGCCAGGAAGGCGATTCCATTATCGTTTCCCGTCCTGACGATTCACGTGAAGCTAAGAGCCTTCACGGACTGACACGTACCCTAATTCACAACATGGTTATCGGCGCTTCTGAAGGCTTCAGCAAAAAGCTTGAACTGGTAGGCGTTGGGTATCGTGCGGCGCTTAAGGGCAAGAATCTTGAAATGCAGTTGGGCTTTTCCCATCCTGTTGTTATCGAACCGCCCGCTGGCATTGTCTTTGAGGTACCCAGTCCGACAGAGATCCTTGTCAAGGGTCCAAGTAAAGAAGCTGTTGGCCAAATCGCTGCCAATGTGCGCGCATGGCGCAAGCCCGAACCATACAAGGGCAAGGGTATCCGCTATGAAGGCGAACATGTCCGTCGCAAGCTTGGCAAAGCTGCCAAGTCCGAATAG
- the rpsH gene encoding 30S ribosomal protein S8: protein MSMNDPIADMLTRVRNAHSAGKDTVSMPSSKKLVEIARIMREEGYIAGYEIEPAKPRDILEITLKYGEKKERTIRGIKRISKPGLRIYAGKDELPRVLGGLGTAVISTSAGVMADRDARKKGIGGEVIAYIW from the coding sequence ATGAGCATGAATGACCCCATTGCAGATATGCTTACGCGCGTGCGTAACGCTCACTCTGCAGGCAAGGATACGGTGTCGATGCCTTCAAGCAAGAAGCTTGTTGAGATCGCCCGCATCATGCGCGAAGAGGGCTATATTGCCGGCTATGAAATTGAACCGGCCAAGCCGCGCGATATCCTTGAGATTACGCTGAAATACGGCGAAAAGAAGGAACGCACTATTCGCGGTATTAAGCGCATCAGCAAGCCTGGTCTGCGCATCTATGCAGGTAAAGACGAGCTGCCTCGCGTGCTTGGCGGCCTCGGTACTGCTGTTATCTCTACATCCGCTGGCGTAATGGCCGATCGCGATGCTCGCAAAAAGGGCATCGGCGGTGAAGTCATCGCCTACATTTGGTAA
- a CDS encoding type Z 30S ribosomal protein S14, whose translation MAKKSMIAKAKREPKFSTRQHNRCSRCGRPRAYYRKFGLCRVCLRELANKGELPGVTKASW comes from the coding sequence ATGGCTAAGAAATCGATGATCGCCAAAGCGAAGCGCGAGCCGAAGTTTTCGACGCGCCAGCATAATCGCTGCAGCCGTTGCGGCCGTCCCCGCGCGTACTACCGCAAGTTCGGTCTGTGCCGCGTGTGCCTACGCGAGCTGGCAAACAAGGGCGAACTTCCTGGTGTGACGAAAGCATCGTGGTAG